The following proteins are encoded in a genomic region of Rattus rattus isolate New Zealand chromosome 2, Rrattus_CSIRO_v1, whole genome shotgun sequence:
- the Gng8 gene encoding guanine nucleotide-binding protein G(I)/G(S)/G(O) subunit gamma-8: MSNNMAKIAEARKTVEQLKLEVNIDRMKVSQAAAELLAFCETHAKDDPLVTPVPAAENPFRDKRLFCTLL; encoded by the exons ATGTCCAACAACATGGCCAAGATCGCTGAGGCCCGCAAGACGGTGGAGCAACTGAAGCTGGAGGTGAACATCGATCGCATGAAG GTGTCGCAGGCGGCAGCCGAGCTATTGGCTTTCTGCGAAACGCACGCTAAGGATGATCCACTGGTGACTCCTGTCCCCGCCGCCGAGAATCCCTTCCGCGACAAACGACTCTTTTGCACCCTGCTCTGA
- the Dact3 gene encoding LOW QUALITY PROTEIN: dapper homolog 3 (The sequence of the model RefSeq protein was modified relative to this genomic sequence to represent the inferred CDS: inserted 6 bases in 5 codons; deleted 2 bases in 1 codon) codes for MIRAFSFPVSPERGRLRGWLEGSLAGLCELHWLRERQEYRVQQALRLAQPGMGGAEAEDEEDAEEDEDAAAARRAAAALEEQLEALPGLIWDLGQQLGDLSLESGGLDQESGRSSGFYEDPSSTGGPDSPPSTFCGDSGFSGSGSYGRLGPSDPRGIYASERPKSLGDASPSAPESVGARVAVPRSFSAPYPTAAAGAETCSSAERRARAGPFLTPSPLHAVALRSPRPSGRVPCGSPDGAASRPLDGYISALLRRRRRRGAGQPRTSPGAQTXGARRQNGARPRPPEASPXPGGARPAREPSTGAPGLRRGAEVPPEPAPPAAASPPSSPAEGRLVKAQYXPGAPAALWGLLAAAPRRRAPPLTRGRSVEQXPPRERPRAAGRRGPPGRAQGRRGSPRARKAALQSETSLLGRAHAAPPPYPTLSADEPRPPPRRGPAPTPTVQACRRWRSTAEXDAPDGPPSPSQRARAAAPAPSPSPRARLCSCAGSDSGVLSAAGRPVPLSRRMPSGCAPGGYGESESSASEGESPAFSSASSDSDGSGGLVWPQQLVAATGASPSGPGGAAGGGTPAGPAKVFVKIKASHALKKKILRFRSGSLKVMTTV; via the exons ATGATCCGGGCCTTCTCGTTCCCGGTTAGCCCGGAGCGGGGTCGGCTGCGGGGATGGTTGGAAGGCAGCCTGGCCGGGCTCTGCGAGTTGCATTGGCTCCGAGAGAGGCAGGAATACCGCGTGCAGCAGGCGCTGCGGCTGGCCCAGCCCGGGATGGGGGGCGCCGAGgcggaggacgaggaggacgccGAGGAGGACGAGGATGCGGCAGCGGCGCGTAGGGCCGCGGCAGccctggaggagcagctg GAGGCTCTGCCTGGGCTCATCTGGGACCTGGGCCAGCAGCTGGGAGACCTGAGCCTGGAGTCTGGTGGCCTGGACCAGGAGAGTGGGCGCAGCTCAG GCTTTTATGAAGACCCCAGTTCTACCGGAGGCCCAGATTCACCACCCTCCACCTTCTGCGGGGACAGTGGCTTCTCCGGATCTGGCTCCTATGGACGCCTAGGTCCCTCGGACCCCCGGGGCATCTATGCCAGCGAGAGACCCAAGTCCTTAG GCGATGCCAGTCCCAGCGCTCCGGAGTCCGTGGGTGCCAGGGTCGCAGTGCCTCGATCCTTCTCAGCTCCCTATCCGACCGCAGCAGCGGGAGCTGAGACCTGCTCGTCCGCGGAACGGCGGGCTCGTGCCGGGCCCTTCCTGACACCTAGCCCGCTGCACGCGGTGGCTCTGCGCAGCCCACGGCCAAGTGGACGCGTACCCTGCGGCTCCCCCGACGGGGCGGCCAGCCGGCCCCTGGACGGCTACATCTCGGCGCTCCTGCGCAGGCGCCGCCGCCGGGGGGCGGGCCAACCGCGCACGAGTCCCGGGGCGCAGAC GGGCGCGCGGCGCCAGAACGGCGCGCGCCCGCGGCCGCCCGAAGCGTCCC CCCCCGGAGGCGCGCGACCCGCGCGGGAGCCGTCGACGGGCGCGCCTGGGCTGCGGCGTGGGGCGGAGGTTCCACCCGAACCCGCGCCTCCGGCCGCCGCGTCGCCGCCCTCCAGTCCGGCGGAAGGTCGCCTGGTGAAGGCACAGT ATCCAGGCGCGCCCGCGGCCCTCTGGGGCCTCCTGGCCGCCGCGCCGCGTCGCCGGGCTCCGCCGCTCACGCGAGGTCGCAGCGTGGAGC TCCCGCCACGAGAGCGGCCACGCGCTGCGGGCCGTCGGGGGCCGCCTGGCAGAGCC CAGGGGCGTCGGGGATCGCCGAGGGCGCGCAAAGCGGCGCTGCAGTCTGAGACCAGTCTACTGGGCCGCGCGCACGCCGCTCCGCCGCCGTACCCCACGCTGAGCGCAGACGAGCCCCGACCGCCCCCCCGTCGTGGCCCAGCGCCCACGCCCACGGTCCAGGCCTGCCGTCGGTGGCGATCCACTGCTG TCGACGCGCCCGATGGCCCGCCGTCCCCGAGCCAGCGTGCCCGCGCCGCTGCCCCCGCGCCCTCACCGTCGCCCCGCGCGCGGCTGTGCAGCTGCGCGGGTAGCGACTCCGGAGTGCTTTCGGCGGCCGGGCGACCCGTGCCGCTCAGCCGTCGGATGCCGTCTGGATGCGCACCGGGAGGCTATGGCGAGAGCGAGTCGAGCGCCAGCGAGGGCGAGTCGCCGGCCTTCAGCTCTGCCTCCAGCGACTCCGACGGCAGCGGAGGCCTCGTGTGGCCGCAGCAGCTGGTGGCGGCCACAGGAGCCTCGCCGTCGGGGCCAGGGGGTGCGGCGGGTGGAGGGACGCCCGCGGGTCCCGCCAAGGTCTTCGTGAAGATCAAGGCATCGCACGCGCTGAAGAAAAAGATCCTTCGTTTTCGGTCGGGTTCTCTAAAGGTCATGACGACTGTGTGA